A genomic stretch from Arachis stenosperma cultivar V10309 chromosome 3, arast.V10309.gnm1.PFL2, whole genome shotgun sequence includes:
- the LOC130966471 gene encoding 40S ribosomal protein S5-like — protein sequence MAHVVPSKHATYVPHTTGRYSVKRFRKEQCPIVERLTNFLMMHGKNNGKKLMAVRIIKHTMEIIHLLTDQNPIQVIVDAVINSGVIELLAAYAPGGRDVADREREMGLLREEDDSAKIWVITWSPDGCHRL from the exons ATGG CACACGTGGTGCCGTCAAAGCATGCGACATACGTTCCCCACACCACCGGTAGGTACTCGGTGAAGCGTTTCAGGAAAGAACAGTGCCCGATCGTTGAGAGGCTCACTAACTTCCTCATGATGCATGGAAAAAACAACGGTAAGAAGCTTATGGCTGTTAGGATCATCAAACACACCATGGAAATCATTCACTTGCTTACTGACCAGAATCCTATCCAAGTCATCGTTGATGCCGTTATCAACAG CGGCGTCATTGAGCTTTTAGCGGCGTATGCTCCAGGAGGGCGGGACGTCGCTGACCGCGAAAGGGAGATGGGGCTGCTTCGAGAGGAGGACGACAGTGCTAAGATTTGGGTTATTACCTGGTCGCCGGATGGTTGCCACCGACTATGA